The following are encoded in a window of Vespa crabro chromosome 2, iyVesCrab1.2, whole genome shotgun sequence genomic DNA:
- the LOC124421553 gene encoding cell division cycle protein 16 homolog produces MACQAANATNCEKMQSSMDNKDIDLKNCRKLIKSYIDLHLYSAALFWADKVVSLSNEDPKDICTLAHCMYLMKQYHRAAHLIRSRGLEKTYVMCHYLAVKSLYEAREYNEALQVINESEICTNINQSGISFNDRPDILEDTSKNVQSAILYVKGKVYQAMDNRAMATDCYKQALHCDVYSYQAFESLVQNQMLSATEERELLESLPFGEQCTEAEADLLRLLYESKLKKYQEPYKKQSLATCSVMGVPVIDRLSDNLDLEVSEAERLYYNCDYHKCFSLTERILNKDPYHTACLPVHIACLVELKKTNALFYLAHKLVDLYPDMALAWFAVGCYYYSIGKSDPARRYLVKATTLNSLFAPTWLVYGHSFAVENEHDQAMAAYFNASQLMKGCHLPLLYIGLECGLTNNLKLADKFFQQAQEIAPNDPFVIHEMGVISFYNMDYKTAERQFKEAMRRVQCGLKDVILPSKWEALLNNLGHTCRKMKKYEEALNYHQQALVLNPLNPSTYSAMGFINALMGNIQEAVDAFHRALGLRRDDTFTTTMLTYVMEQLIDEAPPYPDAPIDIPKYTNSDSRVEPEIIESAKTSNSTVNSQDQDIGKLRVNLFSGWGEDSSKAETNTSNRITDSRDAVVNYSTGDMSSEVEMLDSSTAHIEYN; encoded by the exons ATGGCTTGTCAAGCGGCTAATGCAACAAATTGCGAAAAAATGCAGAGTTCTAtggataacaaagatatagaCTTAAAAAACTGCAGGAAACTCATCAAATCGTATATCGATTTG CATTTATATAGTGCCGCTTTGTTTTGGGCCGATAAAGTGGTTTCATTGAGTAACGAAGATCCAAAAGATATATGCACTTTAGCTCATTGTATGTATCTTATGAAACAATACCATCGAGCTGCACACCTTATTAGAAGTCGTGGACTTGAAAAg ACTTATGTAATGTGTCATTATTTAGCAGTAAAAAGTCTTTACGAAGCTAGAGAATATAATGAAGCTCTACAAGTCATTAATGAATCTGAAATTTgtacaaatataaatcaatcgGGAATTAGTTTTAATGATCGTCCTGATATTCTTGAAGATACCTCAAAAAAT gTGCAAAGtgctatattatatgtaaaaggTAAAGTCTATCAAGCTATGGATAATAGAGCAATGGCAACAGATTGTTACAAACAAGCTCTACATTGTGATGTTTATTCATATCAAGCATTTGAATCTCTTGTACAAAATCAAATGCTTTCAGCAACAGAAG aaagagAACTTTTGGAATCTCTTCCTTTTGGAGAACAATGCACAGAAGCTGAAGCTGAtctattacgtttattatatgaaagtaAACTAAAAAAATACCAGGAACCATACAAAAAACAATCATTGGCCACTTGCAGTGTGATGGGAGTCCCTGTTATTGATAGATTGTCTGATAATTTAGATTTAGAAGTTTCTGAAGCTGAAAGACTATATTACAATTGTGATTATCATAAATGTTTTTCGCTTACAGAAAG AATTTTAAACAAGGATCCATATCATACCGCATGTCTGCCAGTACATATTGCCTGCTTagttgaattaaaaaagaccaatg cattattttatttggcaCACAAATTGGTTGATCTATATCCAGATATGGCTTTAGCATGGTTTGCTGTAGGATGTTATTACTACAGCATAG GTAAAAGTGATCCAGCCAGAAGATATTTAGTAAAAGCTACCACATTGAACAGTTTATTTGCACCAACTTGGTTAGTGTATGGACATTCATTTGCAGTAGAAAATGAACATGATCAAGCAATGGCTGCTTATTTCAACGCGTCACAATTAATGAAAGGTTGTCATCTTCCACTTTTATACATAGGACTGGAATGTGGATTAACAAATAATCTTAAACTGGCTGACAAGTTTTTTCAACAGGCTCAAGAAATAGCACCAAATGATCCATTTGTTATACATGAAATGGGAGTAATATCTTTCTATAATATGGA TTACAAAACTGCAGAAAGGCAATTTAAGGAAGCTATGAGAAGAGTTCAATGTGGACTTAAGGATGTAATTTTACCTAGTAAATGGGAAGCACTCTTGAATAACTTGGGTCACACgtgtagaaaaatgaaaaaatatgaagaagcTTTAAATTATCACCAACAG gCATTAGTATTAAATCCTCTAAATCCATCAACATATTCAGCAATGGGTTTTATTAATGCTTTAATGGGAAATATACAAGAAGCAGTTGATGCTTTTCATAGAGCTTTAGGACTTAGAAGAGATGATACATTTACAACTACTATGCTAACTTATGTTATGGAACAACTTATTGATGAAGCTCCACCATATCCTG ATGCACCTATCGATATTCCAAAATACACAAATTCTGATTCTAGAGTAGAACCAGAAATAATAGAATCTGCAAAAACTTCTAATAGCACAGTTAATTCACAAGATCAAGACATTGGCAAATTAagagtaaatttattttctggATGGGGTGAAGATTCGAGTAAAGCAGAAACAAATACATCTAATAGAATTACTGATTCCAGAGATGCTGTTGTAAACTATTCAACCGGTGATATGAGTTCTGAAGTTGAAATGTTAGATTCATCAACAGCtcatatagaatataattaa